The bacterium DNA segment TCATGCGCAGGAAGGTCGACGTCGTCCCCGTAACCAGCAAGACGGCAGCGGAGGTCCTCCGCTGGATGAGGCTTCTGATCCTTGACGGTCCCTACATCAGCGAGAACGGATGCGGTATTTCCATCCCGGAAGGGTTCTTCCGGGACAATCCCGATGGGGCCGAACTGATCCACGGGGAGTGGAAGATCCATCTTGGCGTGGAGATCGGGCAGGTGCGGGCGGTGCTGGAGAAGATCGCCGGAGAAGTCGGTTTCCAGTACCGGTCTTTCGGGCAGATGGAAGCGTCCGAGATCTCGGCCCTGACAGGTCTCACATGGGAAGAGGCCCAGCTGAGCCGCCAGCGGGATTACGACGAGGCGTTCTTTATCCCCATGGAGCATGAACCCGAAAAGATCCGTGAGGCCGCCCAAAAGCACGGGTTCACCTTGTTGAGAGGGGGCAGGTGCTACCACCTCACCGGGGGCTGTCACAAGGGAAAGGCTGTAAAGATCCTTTCGGAGCTGTACAGAAGGCACAAAGGCATGGTGTTGACAATCGGGATCGGCGACAGCGCCAACGACCTCCCCATGCTGGAGGCCGTGGACAGGCCGTTCGTCGTACAGAAACCCGACGGGAGCTACGACCCGGATATCCCGGCAGGGGCTGCTCACAGGGTCGACGGGATCGGTCCAAAGGGGTGGCGGATGGCTATCGAGGAGATCATGGCCGGTGATGGAAAACATTAGCCTGGTCCGGCTGGTCCAGGAAAGGATCGGCTACACCTTCAAAAACGAGGCACTTCTCGCGGAGGCGTTGACACACCCGTCGGCCGTCAAGGAGGGGAGGAGCCGTGGTCCGGATAACCAGAGGCTGGAGTATCTGGGGGACGCCGTGCTGCAGCTGGCTGTTTCCCACATGCTGGTCATCCGGTTTCCGGAGTCGGGAGAAGGGGACTTGAGTTTCTTGAGGGCCGAGATGGTGCGCCGGGAGAACCTGGCCGAGGTGGCGGCTGCATCGGGGATCCCGGAGCTGGTTCTCATGGGTCCCAGCCTGGAATCGGCTCCGACGGTGGCCCACGACACCGTGGCCGCCGACGCACTTGAGGCCCTGCTGGGAGCGGTGTACCTGGACGGCGGCTGGGACAATACGGTTCAGCTCGTGGAAGAGCTGTTTACCCGGATACCCGAACCCGGTGGAATGCTTAAAGGGGCCAAATCGTCCCTCCAGGAGATCATACAGGGCCGGTTCGGCGGCGAGGTGCCCGAATACGAGGTTGCTGAGGACACCAATGGCTGCAGCGATTCCAGGTTCACGGCCCGCGTTTTCCATCGGGGGCGTTTCCTGGGCGAGGGGATCGGCCGCAGCAAGAAGAGGGCTGAAGAGGCGGCCGCCATGAAAGCCCTGGCAGGCTTCGAGGAAGAGCCATGATGGGCCCCGCAAAAGACGGTCAGGCTGAATGTGCGCAAGAAGTGCGACCTGTGGGCTGGGGCCGCGCCATCGGGGTGACCGCCAGCGGTAAAATCGCTCCAGGAGGCTTTTTACGAGGTTGTCAGAGATGACCGGATTCAGGTCCGGTTTCGTGGGGATCCTGGGCAGGCCCAACGTGGGGAAATCCACCCTGTTGAACCGGCTTTGCGGTGAAAAGCTGGCCATCATCTCCGACAAGCCGCAGACCACGAGGAACAGGATCCTCGGGGTCCTCCACCAGGAGGGTTCCCAGATCGTGTTCGTGGACACTCCGGGCATGCACGAGACCGGGAAGGCCCTCAACAGGTATATGCAGGCGGTCATTGCCGGTGTAGCGGGAGACGTGGATATCGCGCTTTACATGGTGGATGCCACGAGGGCCCAGGGTAGGGAGGATGAACTGGCCCTTGCCATGCTGCCCGAAAGGCCTGAAGTGCCCGTGTTCCTGGTCGTCAACAAGGTCGATCAGGCCGGGAGCCAGGCTGCGGCGGAAAGAGCCGGAGAGCTGACAGGCCGGTACGGTTTCGCAGGGGTCGCCGCTGTGAGCGCCCTTAACGGCGAAGGCACCGGGAAGCTTGTGGAGATGATCCTCGGCGCGCTCCCGGAGGGTGTTCCCTACTTTCCGGAGAACATGGTCACCGACCAGCCGCTGGGCTTCAGGCTGGCCGAGATCGTCAGGGAAAAACTTTTCGATCTGACCCGGGAGGAGATCCCTTATTCCATCGCGGTGGTTGTGGAAAACATCTTCACCCGGCCCGACGGCCTCATGGAAGTGGGCGCAACGATCTTCATCGAGAAGGAGTCACAGAAGGGGATCATTATCGGGAAGGGAGGGAAAATGCTCAGGGATATCGGATCCCGGG contains these protein-coding regions:
- a CDS encoding HAD-IIB family hydrolase; translation: MFTDMDGTLLDHETYSVRGAVSALDLLMRRKVDVVPVTSKTAAEVLRWMRLLILDGPYISENGCGISIPEGFFRDNPDGAELIHGEWKIHLGVEIGQVRAVLEKIAGEVGFQYRSFGQMEASEISALTGLTWEEAQLSRQRDYDEAFFIPMEHEPEKIREAAQKHGFTLLRGGRCYHLTGGCHKGKAVKILSELYRRHKGMVLTIGIGDSANDLPMLEAVDRPFVVQKPDGSYDPDIPAGAAHRVDGIGPKGWRMAIEEIMAGDGKH
- the era gene encoding GTPase Era produces the protein MTGFRSGFVGILGRPNVGKSTLLNRLCGEKLAIISDKPQTTRNRILGVLHQEGSQIVFVDTPGMHETGKALNRYMQAVIAGVAGDVDIALYMVDATRAQGREDELALAMLPERPEVPVFLVVNKVDQAGSQAAAERAGELTGRYGFAGVAAVSALNGEGTGKLVEMILGALPEGVPYFPENMVTDQPLGFRLAEIVREKLFDLTREEIPYSIAVVVENIFTRPDGLMEVGATIFIEKESQKGIIIGKGGKMLRDIGSRARHEMESQLGKKVFLQLWVKVKKGWTDREGLLRQMGYE
- the rnc gene encoding ribonuclease III codes for the protein MENISLVRLVQERIGYTFKNEALLAEALTHPSAVKEGRSRGPDNQRLEYLGDAVLQLAVSHMLVIRFPESGEGDLSFLRAEMVRRENLAEVAAASGIPELVLMGPSLESAPTVAHDTVAADALEALLGAVYLDGGWDNTVQLVEELFTRIPEPGGMLKGAKSSLQEIIQGRFGGEVPEYEVAEDTNGCSDSRFTARVFHRGRFLGEGIGRSKKRAEEAAAMKALAGFEEEP